The Paenibacillus sp. FSL H7-0357 nucleotide sequence TGAACCGGGCGATATCTTCCGCTGTGGCGATCTGCTGCAGCAGAAGATTGGGAGCCAGGCGCAGCATCTGCGCTTCCCGGCCGGTCCACCATCTCGTCGCGACGGCTCCCGGAGCCACAGCATTGACCCGGATCTCCGGTGAAAGCGCGCGGGCCAGTGACTTGGTAAGTCCATGTACGGCGGCTTTGGACACCGCATAAGGAAGAGAGGAGCCGGAGCCGGTATTTCCGGCAATGCTGCCGAGGTTGACAATGGCTCCCTGCTTGCTTTGCTTCATATAAGGAGCCACTGCCCGGGCGCAAAAGAACATTCCTTTGACGTTGACATCCAATAATTGATCCCAGACTTCTTCCGTAGCTGCATCGAGATCCTCCAGAGGGATGTGCTTTGTAATGCTGGCATTATTGATGAGCACATCCACACGGCCGAATGTTGCTGCGATTTGTTCAACCATCGCCCGGACTTCGACGTCCCGTGAAACATCGGCCTGTACCGCGATGGCCTGTCCGCCTTGATCAATGATCTGTTGAACAGTTTCCAGCGCTTCCTGTTCCGAACGGGAATAATTAACAGCGACCACCGCCCCGAGCCGTGCCAGCTCAAGGCTTGTGGCTCTGCCTATGCCGGTACCCCCGCCTGTTACGAGCGCCACTTTGTTTGTAAGCTCCATCTGCATCCACTCCTTGAATATCTTTTTGGGTTGATACAGACTATTTTATAGAGCATACTTGGTTTTGTATAATTGAACTTATTGAAGTGATGATTCATTAATATTGAATCTTGATGGGGGAATGGAAATGGACTTCAAGGCGCTGATTACCTTCCAGACGATCGTAAGCACAGGAAGCTTTAACCGTGCGGCGGAAGAGCTGAATTATGCCCAGTCGACGATTACAATGCAAATACAGAAGCTGGAATCACAGCTGGGGGTACAGTTGCTCGAACGCGGCAAGGGGATTAGCTTAACGGAAGCCGGGCGGCTATTCCATGAACAGAGCCTGCTCATTGTGAAGGACATGGAACGGTTGCAGAGCAGTCTCGCGGAAATGAAATCTGGCGAGGCGGGGAGTGTCCGTCTGGGTGCAACCGATCCTACTGCCAGCTATCGGCTGCCTCGTCTTTTGCAGCAATTCATGAGCCTTTACCCCAAGATTGAAATCTCGGTAGATATCGCCGGAACGCCGGCGCTCACCGAGCGGCTGCTCCGCGGGGAACTCGACATGGTGCTGTGTTCAGCACCGGAGCTGGGAAAGGAGCTGCACTTTGAGCCTCTGTTCATGGAGAAATTCGTGCTGTTAATGCCGGAGGACCATTCGCTCGCTGACCTGCCGGAGGTGACTCCAGATCATCTTCGCGGACATCGGCTGCTGATTACGGCCGTCAATTGCCCCTACCGCAAAAAATTGGAGAGCGTACTGCAGGAATTCGCCGGACCGCCGCTGAATACCATGGAAGTCGGCAGTATGACAGCGCTGAAATTCTACGTAGAGGCTGGTTTAGGCCTTGCGTTTGTCCCTGAGTCTACACTTGCGCCCGTACCGGCGGGAACGGCAGTGAGGCAGCTGGCAGGAGGAGCTGTAGACATGGCCTGCGGAATCGCCTGCAGAGTGGCCGGTTATCCGCTCCGGTCGGCCAGCTTGAGACTGTATCAATTTCTGAAACGGGAGCTGTCGTTATGCTAACTTTGCAACAAGACAAGATAGATGGGACGAGACGAGAAGAGGAAAGGTGAGATGAGATCAGATGAGTGGAGCGAAACTGGATTTACAGCGGATTGTTGTGATTGGGCGGACCTTTGAGGAATATTTGCGGATGTTCAATTTGCAGCGTGAGGAGCTGGCCGGGCGGAGAATACTCGATTGTCCTGCGGGTGTTTGCTCTTTCACGGCTGCGGCGAATCAGCTCGGCGCTGAAGCCGTCGCCGCTGATATTGCCTACTGCCATTCTGCGGAAGTTCTGATGGAGAAGGGAATCAAGGATATTCAGCACGCTATACTGCAGCTTGGGAAGGTGCAGCAGAATTTCCTGTGGAATGAGTTTAAATCCATCGAAGAGCTGAAGCAGGCAAGAACCGAAGCGTTAACAGCCAGCACTTTGGACAGACAACAGAACGAGGAACGTTATATTTCGGCGGTGCTCCCGCAGCTGCCTTTTGCCGATCTAAGTTTTGAGCTTACATTATCCGCGCATTTTCTATTCATGTATAGTGACCGTCTGGACTATGATTTTCATCTCCAGAGTCTGCAGGAGCTGATGCGTGTGACAAGTGAAGAAATCCGCATCTTCCCACTGATCGATCTATCCGGCCGCAGATATGAAGAAATGGACCGTTTAATAGAATATATTCACACTCAGGGCTGGAATACAGAAGAGCTTAAAGTCTCCTATGAATTCCAAAAAGGCGCAAACAGCATGCTGCGGATGACGAGGAGCAGAGGAATGCAGTCTGCATAGAATACAACTAATAAAGCAAACCATGGAACCGCCCGCATTGCTGTGAGGTTAAATTTCATTTCATATCAGCTGTTGCGATATTGCGGTAAAAGTACCCGCTAATTTGAGCTGAAAACCCCTTTTTGGCATAATATAGGGAATTGTTACCGCTAACGTGGAGATAAACCCCAATGATCCCTGGTAACATAAAATTAGAGGGCGGGATTCCCGTTAGTTGTTCATTTCTTGGAATAAGGGCTATATTAGCGGCAGCATTTCCCGTTAATGAGGATAGGCATCAAAATGAAGCAAGGGTGCTCCCGCATAACACACATAAACCTCTATCATTGATTGTTCATCAACAATAGAGGTTTATGTTGTAAGCACTATACCCATGTTCTTCTCAGACTCCTTATCCTATCCTTTGTTCTCAGCCGGGTAGAAATCGTCCGAGGCGGCAGTGTATTTGCCTATCCTGACCGTTAAATCTTCTCTAATCATCCTCAGGTAACGATTGGATTGATGATCAACGTTTGAGCTTTAAGAAGCTCATACCATTTCGTTCCGGGATAAATTGAAAGCTTTATTGCCAGGATCAAAGATATAGTCTCAAGCTCAGGGATTACAGCTGCAAAAGATTGCTCACGGAGAGATTTTACCTGCCCGCATTAGCGTTCCTTCTAGCAGTGTATGGTTCCTTGAGTTGATGTCTATAGTATACCCTGATCCCCATAAGCAGTAAAAAGCCGTATCATTTGAATCTGGAACCATTATACATATAACCCTCTTGTAAGCGCTATTATCCTTGCTTATTCTTAGTTTTTTAACTAATATTCCATGGATAATTGCTGCTGCTCTTAATGTATAATTCACTTATGGCGTAGGAGTTAGGAAGAATGGAAGGAGTAGAGCATATATGAAGCTGTTTCAGATGAAGACGGCGCCGCTTGGGATTGAGCGGATGACGGAGTTTGTGCAGGACAATTATGTTTGCGCCGGATATCCCGGCATCGGTGATTTGGAACAGGCAAGCCGCGAAGAAATCGCCAGACGGCTGCATCAGACCTCTGCCTACTACGGGCCGGAACTGGAAAAGGCGCTGGACAGCCTGGACATCTTTGTACATACAATGCAGGACGGAGATTATGTATTGATCTCAGACGGGGAGTGGGCCTACCTTGGCGATCTGGGCGATTATTTCTATGAGGAAGCCTGTGACCATCCGGAAGATGGCCGTTGTCACCGGAGAGGTGTAACCTGGCTGAAGAGCTTGATTAGTGCAGAGCTGAATCCTATGATGGGTGAACTGCTGGCAGATGCCCTGCCAGTCTCGCAGTATATAGGAACACTGCCGCCTGAAAGGCTGGACCTGTGGCTTGCGGATGCGGGTCTTGGAGGTATTGAGCAAACGAAACACACTGTTAAAGTTGATGCAGAGATAATTGCTGAAGCGCTGTCTGTTCTCACGGCTGCGCTGCATAGTGAAGATGCCGAGCGGCGGGAGCGGGCGGCTGCGGCTATTCTTCATTATGCGAAATGAAAGCTAACCAGAAGTGAAATTAAAGCGATTTCACTATATAATAGAGTGATGTTGTACGAAGCCTATTAAGTAAGATGCTGCTCTACAAAACTAAGCTGATGCTTCCCAAGCGAGTTTGTACGATGCTAATCAAGGAAGCAGATGCTCACAAACTTTCAGGAGGTTCCAATGGCAATTCAATATTTTTCCGACGAACGCATCTTTCATCTTCAGAGCAAGGCAACCAGCTACGTGATTCAGTTGCTGCCGACCGGAGTTCCGGCGCATGTATATTGGGGCAGAAAAATCCGTTCAACCGGTCTGTCGTCCATCCTACAGCGGACTGAACGCTGCTCCTTCTCGCCAGCCCCATATCCTGAGGACATGTCTATCTCTTACGATACGATAGCACAGGAGTACCCGGTTTATGGTGTGGGTGATTTCCGCCATCCAGCCTACCAGATCCAGGCTGAGAACGGAACTACGGCTTCCGAGGCGCTGTATGACAAACACCGCATTTACCGGGGAAAGCCTGCTCTTGAGGGGCTGCCAGCTACATATACCGAGCATGAAGAGGAAGCCGATACACTGGAGATCGAGCTGCTCGATCCTGTGGCCGGGCTGCGGATTATCCTCTGCTATACCGTATTTAATGAATTGAACGCCATTACCCGTTCTGTGCGGTTTGTCAATGAAGGCAGCCAGTCGCTGAGGCTGCTGCGTGGACTCAGCATGAGTGTGGATTTCCGTGACTCGAATTACGATATGCTTCATTTGTCCGGGTCCTGGGCGAGGGAGCGATATGTGGAACGCAGAGCACTTGCTTCCGGCATGCAGGGTATCGAGAGCCGCCGGGGAGCGAGCAGCCATGCACAGAATCCATTTATCGCCCTGCTGTCCAAAGGTGCGGATGAAGACCATGGCGAGGTATATGGCGTCAGCCTGGTTTACAGCGGCGGATTTAGCGCACAGGCTGAGGTTGAGCCGTACAAGACAACCCGCTTATCCATCGGGATTAATCCTTTCGACTTCAACTGGCTGCTGGAGCAGGGACAGGCGTTCCAGACTCCCGAAGCTGTACTGGTCTTCTCGGCGGATGGCATCGGTTCGATGTCACGGACCTATCATAAGCTGTACCGTACCCGGCTGAGCCGCGGCACCCACCGCGACCGTACCCGGCCAGTACTCGTCAATAACTGGGAAGCGACTTATTTCAATTTCACCGCCGACAAGATTGAAGACATCGCCCGTGCCGGCAGCGAGCTTGGACTGGAGCTGTTTGTGCTGGATGACGGCTGGTTCGGTCGCCGCAATGATGACCGCAGCTCACTGGGGGACTGGTTCGTGGATGCGAATAAGCTGCCGGAGGGATTGGATGATCTGGCCAAGCGTGTAAACGGGCTGGGCCTGCAATTTGGCCTCTGGTTCGAACCGGAGATGATTTCGCCGGACAGCGAACTGTACACCCGGCATCCCGATTGGTGCCTGCATGTGCCGGACCGCCGCAGAACAGAAGGACGGATGCAGCTTGTGCTCGATTTCTCCCGTGAGGATGTCTGCCAGGCGATCGGCGACAGGATTGCCGATGTGCTGCGCAGCGCGCCAATCTCCTATGTGAAATGGGATATGAACCGCAATATGACCGAAATTGGCTCTGCGCTGCTGCCGCCGGAAAGACAGCGGGAAACGGCGCACCGTTATATGCTCGGTCTTTATGGAGTGCTTGAACGGATTACCTCGGAGTTTCCGGATGTCCTGTTTGAGAGCTGCTCCGGCGGGGGAGGGCGCTTCGATCCGGGAATGCTCTATTATATGCCGCAGACCTGGACAAGCGATAATACCGATGCGATCAGCAGACTCAAAATCCAGTATGGAACGAGCATCGTCTATCCGCTTAGCTCCATGGGCAGCCATGTCTCGGCCGTGCCGAACCATCAGGTACACCGCAATACTTCTCTTGAACTGCGCGGACATATCGCAATGTCAGGCAATTTCGGCTATGAGCTGGATCTGACAAAGTTTACGGAAGAAGAGAAGGAAACGGTAAAAGCACAGGTAGCGCTCTACAAGGAGCTGCGGCCGCTGGTGCAGTTCGGGGAGCAGTACAGACTGCTCAGCCCGTTTGAAGGCAACGAGACCGCATGGCTGATTGCGGCTGAAGATAAATCCGAGGCTGTCGTCGTGTATGCCCGGACACTGGCCGAGCCCAATGATTCACTGTATTATCTTCGCCTGAAAGGACTGGATCCCGAAGCGGATTATGAGTGGCTGGAAGGCGGAGGCGTGTATGGAGGAGATCATCTTATGTATGCGGGGCTGCCATTGCCGAATCTGCACGGTGATTTCCAGAGCGTGCTCTGGCGTTTCCGCAGAGTCTAGGATTTAACCGGTTGTTATTATCACAAAAGGCCTTGCCGCGATACTGCGGCAAGGCCTTTTTGCAGGTTGCAAGGGTCCATCTCAGAAGAATTCAACAAACTCATTTACCGGCTTGCGGTAGCCGCGCGGTCTGATCTTGCGTTTGTAGTCTTTGCCGATGGTAATCATCAGAGCCGGCACAAGATGGTCCGGGATATTGAGGGTGGCCTTGATGGCTTCGGGATCAAAGCCGATCATCGGGCAGGTATCCCAGCCTTTATCCTTGGCAATCAGCATGAACTGCATGGCGGACAGGGAGGCGTTGCGAATGGCTTCATCACGCTGGAAAGCATCATTTCCTTCGTAGGCATCGTTGATGGATTGAATGGTGTTGTCATATTCCTCCTGGCTCATAGCGCCAAGCAATTTCAGTCCGCTGTAAATTTCCGGTGCCTGCTGATAGGCAAGCTTATCTCCGAGCACAATAATAACGGCGGAAGCCGTGTGGATTTTATATTGGTCATAAGCACCTCTGCGGATTTCCTCCTTCAGTGCCGGATCGCTGATCACCTTGTAATGTGTATGCTGCAAATTGGAGCTTGAAGGGGCGAGCCGGGTGAGAGAGAACATGTCCTCCAGTTCGTTTTGCGGGATCTTGATCCCTTCCACGAAATTCATAGCTGATCTGCGGGATTGCACCAAATCTGTAAAAGTACTCATGATAAATACCTCCAAATGGTTATAAATTAATAGTTAATAAATATCAATAACTTATGTAAATAAACCTACTTACTAATGGTTACTTACTTAAGATAGCACGGCAATTGGGAATCGTCAATGATGAATTACACTAAATCGTGAAATTAAGTTCAAATAGAAGGTAATTAATAAAAATGACAGAAAAGAAGTGATTTTAATCACAAAATAAGGTTATAGAGGCAAAAAGATTGTGACGTTTATTACATAATAGGTGTTATAATAGACGCATGGGTTATTGAATTGACTATTATCAAGCGTTACAAGCTAATGCAGAGGAGAGTTCAACAATGTCAGAAACAATTACGCAAACCACTCCTGAACAGGAAGCACCGAAAGCCTCTTTAACCAAAGAGGATGTTCTGGATCAGCTTTTGAAGCCGGAAGTTCAGGAATCATTAACAACCTTGATAGAACAGCTGCC carries:
- a CDS encoding SDR family NAD(P)-dependent oxidoreductase; this translates as MELTNKVALVTGGGTGIGRATSLELARLGAVVAVNYSRSEQEALETVQQIIDQGGQAIAVQADVSRDVEVRAMVEQIAATFGRVDVLINNASITKHIPLEDLDAATEEVWDQLLDVNVKGMFFCARAVAPYMKQSKQGAIVNLGSIAGNTGSGSSLPYAVSKAAVHGLTKSLARALSPEIRVNAVAPGAVATRWWTGREAQMLRLAPNLLLQQIATAEDIARFICSVVVQEALTGQIITVDSGQTL
- a CDS encoding LysR family transcriptional regulator, which gives rise to MDFKALITFQTIVSTGSFNRAAEELNYAQSTITMQIQKLESQLGVQLLERGKGISLTEAGRLFHEQSLLIVKDMERLQSSLAEMKSGEAGSVRLGATDPTASYRLPRLLQQFMSLYPKIEISVDIAGTPALTERLLRGELDMVLCSAPELGKELHFEPLFMEKFVLLMPEDHSLADLPEVTPDHLRGHRLLITAVNCPYRKKLESVLQEFAGPPLNTMEVGSMTALKFYVEAGLGLAFVPESTLAPVPAGTAVRQLAGGAVDMACGIACRVAGYPLRSASLRLYQFLKRELSLC
- a CDS encoding SAM-dependent methyltransferase — encoded protein: MSGAKLDLQRIVVIGRTFEEYLRMFNLQREELAGRRILDCPAGVCSFTAAANQLGAEAVAADIAYCHSAEVLMEKGIKDIQHAILQLGKVQQNFLWNEFKSIEELKQARTEALTASTLDRQQNEERYISAVLPQLPFADLSFELTLSAHFLFMYSDRLDYDFHLQSLQELMRVTSEEIRIFPLIDLSGRRYEEMDRLIEYIHTQGWNTEELKVSYEFQKGANSMLRMTRSRGMQSA
- a CDS encoding alpha-galactosidase, coding for MAIQYFSDERIFHLQSKATSYVIQLLPTGVPAHVYWGRKIRSTGLSSILQRTERCSFSPAPYPEDMSISYDTIAQEYPVYGVGDFRHPAYQIQAENGTTASEALYDKHRIYRGKPALEGLPATYTEHEEEADTLEIELLDPVAGLRIILCYTVFNELNAITRSVRFVNEGSQSLRLLRGLSMSVDFRDSNYDMLHLSGSWARERYVERRALASGMQGIESRRGASSHAQNPFIALLSKGADEDHGEVYGVSLVYSGGFSAQAEVEPYKTTRLSIGINPFDFNWLLEQGQAFQTPEAVLVFSADGIGSMSRTYHKLYRTRLSRGTHRDRTRPVLVNNWEATYFNFTADKIEDIARAGSELGLELFVLDDGWFGRRNDDRSSLGDWFVDANKLPEGLDDLAKRVNGLGLQFGLWFEPEMISPDSELYTRHPDWCLHVPDRRRTEGRMQLVLDFSREDVCQAIGDRIADVLRSAPISYVKWDMNRNMTEIGSALLPPERQRETAHRYMLGLYGVLERITSEFPDVLFESCSGGGGRFDPGMLYYMPQTWTSDNTDAISRLKIQYGTSIVYPLSSMGSHVSAVPNHQVHRNTSLELRGHIAMSGNFGYELDLTKFTEEEKETVKAQVALYKELRPLVQFGEQYRLLSPFEGNETAWLIAAEDKSEAVVVYARTLAEPNDSLYYLRLKGLDPEADYEWLEGGGVYGGDHLMYAGLPLPNLHGDFQSVLWRFRRV
- a CDS encoding nitroreductase family protein; the protein is MSTFTDLVQSRRSAMNFVEGIKIPQNELEDMFSLTRLAPSSSNLQHTHYKVISDPALKEEIRRGAYDQYKIHTASAVIIVLGDKLAYQQAPEIYSGLKLLGAMSQEEYDNTIQSINDAYEGNDAFQRDEAIRNASLSAMQFMLIAKDKGWDTCPMIGFDPEAIKATLNIPDHLVPALMITIGKDYKRKIRPRGYRKPVNEFVEFF